CCTCACAAACCACCCTTTCTTTTAAGAGTCGTGATCCTGTTCCGCACATAATTTTTCACACCAGTCCATGTTCGCTGCTTCAAAGCTTCTGGCTCTGCGTGAATGCATCTTTCACAGTCTTGCTTACCAGGAACTTTGCATGTCTTGATGAACTTCATCATGTGTCTCTCTACTGCTTTTACCTCATTGTCCTCCCATTTCTTTTTTGGAGCGTTTGAAGAACCTAtggaataattaaaaatgtaattctcaTAACAACTAAATCAGTGAGTATGACCAAATCATACATATGTCCTAATGTGTAGatttttctgaattttgaaAAGCCCTTGGATGGATATTGCTGCTTGGAGCTAATTTATGGTTATTTGATGATTATTGTGCGTGTAGTTTAGAGATTTTTCTTACCTTGATCCTCTTGTGAAACAGATTGATCAGATTGAACAGGTGGATCAGTCTCTGCTGGTGCGGTTGTCTGAGATACGTCACTGTAATCCTCCTCATCACTTGACATGGAATCACCTTGAGCCTCAAGTTGCTCTAAAcagttgataaaaaaaaataaaaaaaatcaacagttTATTGATTATACTTAGCATCTGTAACATATGATAATGTACAGTTTTTTGCAAATATATacagcacagacacacacagaccgTCCAAGTATACTCATACCATTTGGGTCAATTTCAATGTCGTCAAGTTTCTTTCCTTTGAAGTCAGACAGTGTTCCTTTCTCCATGGCCATTAGGACTTTACTCATTTTTGCCAGCTGCAGTGTCCCCTCTGGTAACCGGTAATACTGTCTGTGGATTCTAATATCGTGACCAAGGAAATCAGCCAGCTGGTCTGCTTCATTCTCATCAAGGTTCAGAACTTTCGACATGGTTGCTATGTGTTTCCTGAGCCTGGTTGATGACAGCGCTTCGGGATTCTTTATGCCACATTCACAAGCAGCTTTATTGATGCACTCTCCTCCTCTGTAGGCAGACATCGCTCCACATCTGGCAAACATAAAGGGATTCTCTGCTGGAACGCCACAAACCTCACGTGTTTCAACGAGCAGCTCCATGGCAGTAACCATCGAAGGCTTGAGGAGCACAGGAACCTTTCTCCCCCGTTTACCACGGATCTCAACTCTGGTGAAGTGCAGGCACAGCTTCCTCTCAaactcagacagacagatggcgATGTCTTTGTGTAGCTCAGAAGAATCCCTGCTTTTAAAAGCTGACAAAAGCATCCGGGACACCTCACCTTCTCTTCTTCTGTTGAACAGGATGACCTGGGACAGCGTGACTTTGGCTAGAGCAGCATAGCTGTCAGCAGAAGGGCAAGTTCTGAGCTTACTTAGGAGCTCATTGTGTTTCTTGTCAAGATGTGCATGTAGGACTTTGACGTCCTGAGTGAAAGGAATGATCTGTGGTGTGTTCCACTTGGCTTCTTTCAAAGTAGTTATAGCACCAGCAGAAATGTACTCATTCCACCTTGCCTGGTGTATTTTCCTGAAGTCTCGAGCACACTCAGCACGGTCATGATCTCCATACATCATGGCGTTGCTCTCAACAATGCTACAGATCTTGTTTAAAGAATGCCCAAGTTTGAGAGCTAAAGAAGGAATACGGTAGAAGTTTTTCTCTTCATCGTAGCCAGATACAACTTTAACAGCTGCTATGACATGTTTGAAGTTTGCTGGTATGATGAAGTCTACCATTGTTCTCAGTGGTGTAAACTTCCTTGCTTCAAGAAGAAGTCTGCCAACTTCTCTCATCTTCTGCCTGATGTAGTCATGTCTGGTCACATCAGACCCCATCCTGTTGAACATGTGCTGCCCCAGCTGCATGATGCATATGTCGGAATGGACTACGCGTGAAACGTCATCATAGTTCATAAAGGATAGTACTTTCTTGAAACCTGTGCTTACTTCTAAGCCAACTGGTGTGTTCAGAGCACACAGAGATCGAACTCTTTTCCTGCCCTGGGCTTCATCATCTTTAGGTTTCAGAGGACAGGTTTTGATATGTTTCCAAAGGCTACTCTTGTTGTAAAGCCCTTGGCAGTAAATGCAGTGAATAAATTCTTTGgctctttttcctttttttggaCGGTAACAGGCAATCATCTCCCCATGTCCTTGTCTCACAACATCTGTGTTGTGGGCAAAGTTGCCCCTTTTTCTAAGGTGGTTTAACTGGACTCGTCGTTCCTTTGAATTTTTTGGATATGCTACTGCCTTTACAACCTCCACTTCGTTGCGATGGACAAATTCAAGATGTCTTGCCATTTTTGAATATGGCTTAGAGCAATAAAGGCAATACTGCTTCTTCTTGTATGTCTTGCATTCCTGCTTTGGTGATGGCATGGACTGAATAAAAGTCTTATCACCAGACAAGGTGTTTGTCTCTTTAGTTTGGCATTTCATCTTTTTTGGTGATGGTGCCGTCACAAATTGATTAGATGAACTACCAGCCTCTTTGAGTGATTTTGGATGCATCAAAGCACTTTTACCCATGTCATGTCCAGAAGAACTACCATCCGATTCATCAGAGTTGATTTTTGGTATGTAGTCAACATCACTGTAGTCTGTGACATCGCTGTAGTCACTGATGGCACTTCCTGAATactgaatgagaaaaaaatgaacactTACTCAAATAATtccaaatgttgtttttttccaaCTACTTTTTTAGTGATCACATGAGTATACCACTGCCAGAATCTAACAGAAGAGATCGTATGTGAGCATAGTGGGCATGGCAGCAGTtcccgtaaaattacatttcctGGATTGTAGGCAAGTAAAGTCATAACTATGAAAATGATTTGAgtatacactgcgttccaaattattatgcaagagacaaatcagtaagatttctgtacaataaacattcagattttagtttttctaagaaaatgtttgtttgtttatttatccatgtctttttagataactggtatcaacctcagacaaaataatttgccaggtctatggaaaccctacttagaggttgttccacattattaagcaagtcacagttctcatgcaatatggagaggaagaaagatcttcctgaagatgaaaagcatgaaatggtgcaatgttgtgcaaaaggcatgaaaacaactaatattgtgtgaaattgaatggagattatcaaattatcataagatttgtgagtgatttagagcacagcaggactcagtcagataaaggcttgttgaggaaagttcctgtcaaaaaaattaactgtattaaaagggcagctatataaaaaagccagtgttgagcagcaaacaggtatttgaagctgctggtgtctctggagtctcaagaagctctccatgcaggctggcagttgtgcgtaaagatgcatttcagccactccaaaccaaacctcacaaagagaaacatttacagtgggtttagaaatacatgaagactcatttttaaatagttttattcactgactaatgccgtactacaatggatggtctaaatggatggatttctggatggttggtgaatggccaccacgttccagCAAGACTGCgatgtcagcaaggagctggtggCTGATTGTTTGGGCTGGAATACTAGaaagtgagatggagggtattaaaatgacttttgcaagatatgtggagttcataataattcattttcagctatggtataaaaaggaggatagtgcacagtacaatgcactatttgtacaatgcactatcccatgctgcaaaaaaacatcacagcaataaatctgtttgaaaa
The nucleotide sequence above comes from Chanodichthys erythropterus isolate Z2021 chromosome 23, ASM2448905v1, whole genome shotgun sequence. Encoded proteins:
- the LOC137013935 gene encoding uncharacterized protein isoform X2; the protein is MLKSKRRKTPLQDAEDHMTHRTDKPGLQEQFISKYKGRGVFTTRAFFRGDFVLEYRGELLSSEESLDRTEHYTEAENAFLFDFQWRGRNWCMDASKEDGSLGRLVNDEHRNPTCKMRTLEVSSKPHLCLFAVRDILPGEEITYNYGDSDWPWRVKPLNQASTESSDKKPSISLGPQRSPHCAAPVSSPGLDEVNSSGPHKQSGKARTSRKTKRFQSRLAKLRKHHEDCYERFNRAETEKERNKIAKPSSSSSSPAQPSSSSSSPAQLSSTSSSPAQPSSSSSSPSQPSSSSSSPAQPSSSSSSPAQPPSSPAPPLSSPCAVSTPVVLSSQMSKTLSLREVPSLRLSRKRQYSGSAISDYSDVTDYSDVDYIPKINSDESDGSSSGHDMGKSALMHPKSLKEAGSSSNQFVTAPSPKKMKCQTKETNTLSGDKTFIQSMPSPKQECKTYKKKQYCLYCSKPYSKMARHLEFVHRNEVEVVKAVAYPKNSKERRVQLNHLRKRGNFAHNTDVVRQGHGEMIACYRPKKGKRAKEFIHCIYCQGLYNKSSLWKHIKTCPLKPKDDEAQGRKRVRSLCALNTPVGLEVSTGFKKVLSFMNYDDVSRVVHSDICIMQLGQHMFNRMGSDVTRHDYIRQKMREVGRLLLEARKFTPLRTMVDFIIPANFKHVIAAVKVVSGYDEEKNFYRIPSLALKLGHSLNKICSIVESNAMMYGDHDRAECARDFRKIHQARWNEYISAGAITTLKEAKWNTPQIIPFTQDVKVLHAHLDKKHNELLSKLRTCPSADSYAALAKVTLSQVILFNRRREGEVSRMLLSAFKSRDSSELHKDIAICLSEFERKLCLHFTRVEIRGKRGRKVPVLLKPSMVTAMELLVETREVCGVPAENPFMFARCGAMSAYRGGECINKAACECGIKNPEALSSTRLRKHIATMSKVLNLDENEADQLADFLGHDIRIHRQYYRLPEGTLQLAKMSKVLMAMEKGTLSDFKGKKLDDIEIDPNEQLEAQGDSMSSDEEDYSDVSQTTAPAETDPPVQSDQSVSQEDQGSSNAPKKKWEDNEVKAVERHMMKFIKTCKVPGKQDCERCIHAEPEALKQRTWTGVKNYVRNRITTLKRKGGL
- the LOC137013935 gene encoding uncharacterized protein isoform X1 codes for the protein MLKSKRRKTPLQDAEDHMTHRTDKPGLQEQFISKYKGRGVFTTRAFFRGDFVLEYRGELLSSEESLDRTEHYTEAENAFLFDFQWRGRNWCMDASKEDGSLGRLVNDEHRNPTCKMRTLEVSSKPHLCLFAVRDILPGEEITYNYGDSDWPWRVKPLNQASTESSDKKPSISLGPQRSPHCAAPVSSPGLDEVNSSGPHKQSGKARTSRKTKRFQSRLAKLRKHHEDCYERFNRAETEKERNKIAKSSLVVSTTDASSSSPPCAVSTSVMTSSTSPPPAPPTSPAQPSSSSSSPAQPSSSSSSPAQLSSTSSSPAQPSSSSSSPSQPSSSSSSPAQPSSSSSSPAQPPSSPAPPLSSPCAVSTPVVLSSQMSKTLSLREVPSLRLSRKRQYSGSAISDYSDVTDYSDVDYIPKINSDESDGSSSGHDMGKSALMHPKSLKEAGSSSNQFVTAPSPKKMKCQTKETNTLSGDKTFIQSMPSPKQECKTYKKKQYCLYCSKPYSKMARHLEFVHRNEVEVVKAVAYPKNSKERRVQLNHLRKRGNFAHNTDVVRQGHGEMIACYRPKKGKRAKEFIHCIYCQGLYNKSSLWKHIKTCPLKPKDDEAQGRKRVRSLCALNTPVGLEVSTGFKKVLSFMNYDDVSRVVHSDICIMQLGQHMFNRMGSDVTRHDYIRQKMREVGRLLLEARKFTPLRTMVDFIIPANFKHVIAAVKVVSGYDEEKNFYRIPSLALKLGHSLNKICSIVESNAMMYGDHDRAECARDFRKIHQARWNEYISAGAITTLKEAKWNTPQIIPFTQDVKVLHAHLDKKHNELLSKLRTCPSADSYAALAKVTLSQVILFNRRREGEVSRMLLSAFKSRDSSELHKDIAICLSEFERKLCLHFTRVEIRGKRGRKVPVLLKPSMVTAMELLVETREVCGVPAENPFMFARCGAMSAYRGGECINKAACECGIKNPEALSSTRLRKHIATMSKVLNLDENEADQLADFLGHDIRIHRQYYRLPEGTLQLAKMSKVLMAMEKGTLSDFKGKKLDDIEIDPNEQLEAQGDSMSSDEEDYSDVSQTTAPAETDPPVQSDQSVSQEDQGSSNAPKKKWEDNEVKAVERHMMKFIKTCKVPGKQDCERCIHAEPEALKQRTWTGVKNYVRNRITTLKRKGGL